The region AGGTTCACAAGAACAAACTAAAGTAGTTATAGATAATAATGCTGTACCATATCTTGTTAGATTATTAAATAGTGAAAAGGAAGATGTATGTGAGCAAGCAGTTTGGGCTTTAGGTAATATTGCTGGTGATTCAGCTGAATGCCGAgaatatgttttaaatcaaaattCTTTACCTTtattgttaaaaatattaagaaGTAGCCATAAAAGAACATTAATAAGAAATGCTGCATGGACATTATCAAATTTATGCAGAGGAAAACCAGCACCCAAATTTGAAATAGTATCAAAAGCTTTACCAACATTAGCTgtacttatatataatgacgACGAAGAAATATTAACAGATGCATGTTGGACACTTTCTTATTTATCTGATGGTTcgaatgaaaatattaacgcCGTTTTAGATGCAGGAGTAGCAGAGCGCGTCGTCGAATTATTAAGTCATGGCTCATTTTTAGTACAAACACCTGCATTAAGAACTGTTGGAAACATTGTTACTGGTGACGATTTACAAACAGATGTCGttgtaaaattaaatgcaGTTCAAAAATTATCATGCCTACTTAATTcatcaaaaaaaagtataaaaaaagaagctTGTTGGGCATTATCAAATATTACAGCCGGTAATATTTCACAAATTCAAGCAGTAATTGATAATAATGTTATACCCCaacttattaatattttaatgaaaGAAGATTTTGAGGTTCGAAAAGAAGCTGCATGGGCAATATCTAATGCATCTTCTGGTGGATCTGAATCACAAATTGAATATCTTGTAGAATGTGGAGCTATACACTCTTTATCTAATTTATTAGATGTCGAAGATGCTAATATTATTTCAGTAACTTTAGAAGGattagaaaatattttagaaatgggagaaaataaaaaattaagagaTAACTTACCAGCTAATCCATATGTGCACTTATTTGAAGAATGTGATAGTGTGCATAAAATTGACGCATTACAAGATCGAAAAgttgataatatttgtaataaagcatggaaaatattatataaatatttcccatttattattaataatgaaatgaaCAATGCACAAATACCATTAAACAATGTCTTCGTAAACAGTGACGATGCTGTTTTAAACAAAGATTTTACTTTTGATTAATTTGTTTGGAGTTATCTCATAGATACAAAAGGCAAAATGTTTCAGTGAgcaaattgaaaaaaaaactgcagaaaaaatagaaaaactATTTACACAAATTAAGTAGCGTAACACCGCAGGCTCTAAGAATGcgtaattattttttcatgggttttaaaatatttctcaGACCATTCACGTGCACATATATAGTACAATTGTGTCAAAAGGTGTACATATACGCTTATACATGAAtacgcatatatataatacatatatttctcGTATTTATGTATCTAATTTTACATGTTTTAAAAGCAGCGGACATATGTACACTAGAATTTGTAGCAGtcgttttttaaaaaagatgGCAATGCCTTGTGAAATGGATTAAAGAGTCTATTTATTTAACAAAACATTTTTACCATGCTAAAAGGGTACACGTGTGCGCATAAGCACATACACGTtgcatttatatgtattaattttttaaattatttttaatgtaaatattcataACGTTACAAGAGTATTTATAcacacaaatatatttatttattcatttttttttatttatggttttaaaatgttatatttattataatattcattaattgaaactataaaaaactaaatataatttttataaaatcttAAATCTTTcgctcatttttttctctaaCACCAAATTAAAAGCCACTTtacgaaaaaaacaaatatatcacaagtattgtatatttgtataaattaatattgttctttttatattaacaatatatagtattaattttttttctttttgggCTTCTTAAAATGTTCACAATTCCCATACCATGTTTTATCagcataaaataaaaatagggAAGCTTAATTCTTTAAAAGGTACATCCCTTTTTTCTGAGAAAGGGGATTTGTGGTTATGCAAAAATGCCagacattatttttatctcaCTCATAACAAATTGGttactaataaataaataaataaatgtgaACGTAtagataaattattattttttcgtgtgtataaatatgcattataatatttttcccCCCAAAATGTTTTGATGaatttgcttttttttaaaaaagacagcgaaaacaaattttataaacaaattatatcaaGCCATTTCAGTGATATAATggcatttattttatcatattatcTTGAtcaattttgtttatttattacattttatttttatttccaccaaaaaatatattaacataatGTAATCGCCAATTAAACAAGAGGCGTGTCTTCATGGCACAtgcaatttttatatagagTTAATTGAGCATTACAATTGAATTtctcataaaaaaataataaatatataaatattattaatttggaaattttaatttaaaatagcatgtgtatattatttgaatatatgtataaaaaaaaattgcaaCAGGATTGTTCTTacatctttttttaattgtgtCATCGCCATTTTCCTTATTgctatatttacatattaaCTCCCATTTgggaataaaataatatttaaaacatgtttttttcaatttattGATAATTCATAAGATGtgataaaattgaaaacaTCATTTTCACACATATTTAAAGAGCCAAAACTTGTATATACTTATAATACACTTGTTTGTATTAATATAGATATTGGCAACTGTTTGtatctttctttttctttctttttcatcactttattaaaatatgtttactattatttattgcatatttgcctccatttttattttttatacccCTGTCAAGGGAGATGGATATATATGCGATTTTTCTGcagaaaaatttaatatagaCTTTGACGATTATTATGATGATGTAATATGTGAGCATGAAATAGGAAATGGAGATAGTATAGGGATAATTATACCAAGATATAAAGATGAGAATGGgtatataaa is a window of Plasmodium vinckei vinckei genome assembly, chromosome: PVVCY_14 DNA encoding:
- a CDS encoding karyopherin alpha, putative; protein product: MDRRIEARRKEFKKNCDDTRRKREDLVVQIRKQQRECQLESKRAMVMANIGLEENNSYNINYGKSNQNDSTNDSLYNTSSNNSSNTLEMLKKIPSLAIGVRSSEYVTQLNSTKELRKLLSIEKGPPIQEVINSGVVPYIVEFLKYDDKTDLQFEAAWVLTNIASGSQEQTKVVIDNNAVPYLVRLLNSEKEDVCEQAVWALGNIAGDSAECREYVLNQNSLPLLLKILRSSHKRTLIRNAAWTLSNLCRGKPAPKFEIVSKALPTLAVLIYNDDEEILTDACWTLSYLSDGSNENINAVLDAGVAERVVELLSHGSFLVQTPALRTVGNIVTGDDLQTDVVVKLNAVQKLSCLLNSSKKSIKKEACWALSNITAGNISQIQAVIDNNVIPQLINILMKEDFEVRKEAAWAISNASSGGSESQIEYLVECGAIHSLSNLLDVEDANIISVTLEGLENILEMGENKKLRDNLPANPYVHLFEECDSVHKIDALQDRKVDNICNKAWKILYKYFPFIINNEMNNAQIPLNNVFVNSDDAVLNKDFTFD